CCGTAGATTCCCAGAAACGGCACAGCCGCGACCCCGGCAATCGACGACATATTCACGATACGGCCCCGTCCCTTGCGCAACAGGGGAAGAAAGGCCTGAATCACCGCGATCTGCCCGACAACATTGACCTCGAACTGTCTTCGGACAAGATCGAGCGGCACCGTTTCGATCGGGCCTGGCACGGCGATCCCGGCGTTGTTGACCAACCCGGCCAGCCCGGCCTCCCCTACCGCCTCGGAAACCGTCCGGACCGCCGTTGCAATCGAGTCGAGATCCGTGACATCCAGCCGCAGCGGCGTCAGCCGCGATGAAGCCTTGGCCCGCAAGGCCGCTCGATCTCGCTCAGCCCTGACTCCGGCAAAGACGCGGAACCCCTGCCGATCAAGGTGCATCGCGCAGGCTTCCCCGATGCCACTGGAAGCTCCTGTGATCACGATTCCTGCCCGCCCGGTCGAGGCCGCTGCCCCCGTTCCCGTCTCCACACCCATAGCCGCCTCTCTTTTTGATGAAGGTTCGGACGGTACCACGACCGTGCCCGGAACAAAACAGTTTCTCAGCCGGGTGAATGGGCGAATCCTTTTCTCCGGAATAGGCTCTTAAAACAGACAGGGAGGTTCTCGCTGTCGGGTGATGGAATCAGTGGTCATCTGACAGAGACGAGAGCACGAGTGAGATTCCCTGAGTGACGGTGTTCATCCAGGAGAGGAGAAGGCAAACGTGGTGGGTCAAGAGAAGAAACCCAGGACATCGGGAACCCCGGGACCCTGCCACCGTTGCGGCGGGCTTATGGTCCCGGAACGGAGCCAAGACCGATACATGACTGAGTGGCGGTGCGTGAGTTGCGGAGATCGCATCGATCCGGTGATTTTGGCGCACCGTGCCCAACACCAACAGCAGACAGAAAAGGATACGGCTCGGGAACGCGCGGAGACGCTCTTCACGCCGTTCAGTCTGAATTAGATAGAGTATCTCTCCGGGTCACTCCAGCCAGCGGCCGCTGCCGGTTGGTGCTCCTATGCGCTCTCACCCTCCACCTGTTGAGCGCATAGCCCCGCCGGCCGCGCGGCGGCCCGTTTTGCGTTCCATCCCCGATTTGACTGCTGGCCCCTACGTAGCTTCATTCTCACCTAGGGATAGTCCGAGAGCCATTGAATCGACGGAAGCTGTAAGCTAATCTTTCCATCACCGACATCGCTCTCAGTATCATCCACAGTCGCAGCAGCGGCACGCTTCCGGCCCCGCCGCCTGCGCAATTGCAAGAGGAGCCGTGATTTCGTGAAGCTCCTTCTCGTTCATCCAGGTCCGTTGATGTACACCAAGATCTACCTCCGCCTGGAACCGTTGGGGCTGGAGCTTGTGGCAGATGCGGCCCGCCGCGCCGGGCACCAGGTCGCGTTGCTCGACCTCCAGGTGGAGCAGCCGGAGGCCTACCTGGCGCTGGCGGCGGAATGGCGGCCGGACGCGATCGGGTTCTCGTGCAACTATCTGGCGAACGTGCCGGAAATCGTGGACCTTGCCAAGGAGACCAAGGCGCGATGGCCGGACGTGTTTCTCTTTGTCGGCGGCCACAGCGCATCGTTCGTCGCGGAGGAACTGCTGGAACATGCGGAGGGGGCGATCGACTGCGTGGTCAAAGGCGAAGGGGAACCGGCGATCGTCGCGCTCCTTGACGCCCTGCAGGAGGACCGCGCCGCCATCGCCTCCGTCGCCGGCGTGGTCTCGCATCTGGGTCAGGGTCCCCCTCCGCAATTCCTGCATAGCCTGGACGAGTGCCGGCCGGCCCGGGATCTGCTCCGGCATCGCCGGCGGTATTTCATCGGGGTCCTCGATCCCTGCGCCTCCATCGAATTTTCACGGGGCTGTCCCTGGGACTGCTCGTTCTGTAGCGCATGGACCTTTTATGGAAGGAGCTACCGGCTGGTCTCTCCTGAGGTCGTCGTGGAGGATCTGGCACGTGTGCGGGAGCCAGGGGTCTTCATCGTGGACGACGTGGCCTTCATCCAGGCGAAACACGGGCTGGCGATCGGTGAGGCCATCGCCAGACGTGGCATCAAGAAACAGTACTATCTCGAGACGCGCGGCGACGTGCTGCTTCGCAACAAGGAGGTGTTCCAACTGTGGAAACGGCTGGGCCTCGAATACATGTTCATCGGCATCGAAGCGATCGATGAGGAAGGGCTGCGGCTGTATCGCAAGCGCATCTCGCAAAGCAAGAACTTCGAAGCCCTGGAGTATGCCCGATCCCTGGGGATCACCGTGGCCATCAACTTGATCGCCGACCCGGACTGGGACCGTCGCCAGTTTGAAGTGATCAGGCGGTGGTGCCTGGAGATTCCCGAGATCGTCAACGTGAGCGTCAATACCCCTTACCCCGGCACGGAAAGCTGGCGGACGGAGTCCCGCAGGATCGTCTCGCGGGATTATCGGCTGTACGATATTCAACATGCGGTGTTGCCCACGAAGCTGCCGTTGCCCGAATTCTACGAGGAATTGGTGAAGACCCAGCAAATTCTCAACCGCAAGCACCTGGGTTGGGCCGCGTTGAAATCCACGGCCTGGATCGCCGCTGGACACCTCCTGCGCGGACAGACCAACTTCGTCAAAATGCTCTGGAAATTCGACAGTGTCTATGACCCCAAGCTGCAACTGGCCGACCATGCGAGGCCGGTCCGCTATCAGATGGCTCCGCCGCCCGACCCATCGCCGCATGCGAATGGCGCGCTACTCTACATTCACCGCGCCAAAGGCCGCCAGAGCCGGGCGATTGACGACGACACCGAAGCGTTCGTCGATACCAGTCGCACCGGGACCGGTCTCTAACCTCCCCTCCGACGTTGTGCTGATGAGGCAGAACGGGATATCGTGAACCCGGAGGCCGCGCGTTCTTGTTCATTCATATGCGTCCTGCGCATAAGCGCTGCCGGAAGAGGATCCCGCTCCATGGCGTCCAACAGCTCCGTGCCTCCACACATCGTCATTGTCGGAGGCGGCTTCGGCGGCCTCGCAGCGGCGCAGGGTTTGGCCCATGCCCCGGTCGAGGTCCTGCTCATCGACCGGACCAACCACCATCTCTTCCAGCCCCTGCTCTATCAGGTCGCAACCGCCGCCTTGTCGCCTGGAGACATTGCCTGGCCCCTGCGGACCGCCGTGCGTGGACAACAGAACGTGCGGGTGGTGATGGACAAGGTCGAAGCGGTCGATCGTGCAACCCGCCGTGTCATCGTCACAAACGGTCCCGCCATTCCGTTCGACACGTTGATTTTGGCGCCGGGGTCCCGGCCCGCCTACTTCGGGCATGACGAATGGGCCGCCCACGCGCCAGGACTCAAAACGTTGTCCGATGCTTTGACGCTCCGTGAACGGCTGCTGCTGGCCTTCGAAAACGCCGACCGCCGCGCCAGATTCGCGGCGGCCCAGCCGCTTACCTTCGTGATCGTCGGCGGAGGGCCAACCGGTGTGGAGTTGGCCGGCGCCCTTGCCGAAATCGGGCGCAACGCGATGGTCCCGGACTTCCCCGCTCTCCGATGGGACGAGGTCCGCATTCTCCTGGTCGAAGGGGGAGAGCGGATTTTACCGGGATTCAGCCCGGCCCTTTCGAGTCAAGCCACGATCGCGCTCCAGCGAATGGGGGTCACGGTCCTGCTCAAAACACAGGTGCGGGAGGTGCGCGACTCCGGCGTCATGGTCGGTGATCGATTCATCGAACCGGCCTCTGTGATCTGGGCGGCCGGCAACCGGGCTTCCCCGCTCACACAAGGTCTCGGGTGCCCATTGGATTCGTCGGGACGGGTGCGGGTGCAAGCCGACCTGTCGATTCCCGGCGATCCCTGGATCTTCGTGATCGGCGACGCCGCCCATTGTACCGGCAAGGATGAGCGGCCGTTACCGGGTTTGGCCCCGGTCGCGATGCAACAGGGCCGTTACGTCGCAGAGGTGATCCGAAATCGGCAAGCACCGGGTCAACGGGCTCCGTTCGTCTATGCGGACCGAGGCCAGCTCGCCACCATCGGACGCGCCAAGGCCGTCGCTGAACTCGGCCCCCTGCGGTTCTCAGGCCTTCCCGCCTGGCTGCTCTGGTGCGTCGTGCATGTCTTCTTCCTCATCAGCCTGCGCAACCGCTTTCGCGTCATGTCCGAATGGATCTGGTATTACCTCACCTTTAAACCCGGCGCTCGGCTCATCTATGATGGGGGCGAGCGGCACAGCAGATCAGGAGGACAGCCATGACCCAACAGGGATCCCCGGGCGAGCGCCGCGCTCAAGCGCGCTTCGGCACCGCCGATCGGGCGGACCAGTTCTATAACAGCCAGATGCTGGCCTACCTGAACCCGCACATGCGGGAATTCATTGCCCGCCAGGAGATGGTCTACATCGCCACAGCCGGGACGGACGGGGCCTGTGATTGCTCACTGCGGTCCGGTCCGCCTGGTTTCGTGCAGGCGCTCGACGACAAGACCCTCGTCTATCCGGAATATCGAGGAAACGGCGTGTTCGCGAGCGTGGGCAACATCCTGGAGAATCCTCGGATCGGCCTGCTCTTTGTCGATTATTTCCAGAGTACGGTGGGCCTGCACGTGAACGGAACGGCCCGCGTCCTGTCCAACGACGACATCTTGAGTCTGCCTGATGGCCCCGCCTCACTGGCCGAGGCGACCAAGCAAAGGGGAGGCCGGCGACCGGAATGTTGGATCGCCGTCGAGGTCGAAGAAGCCTACATCCACTGCTCGAAACACGTCCCGCTGCTGGCCAAGCGGGACAAGCACCTGGCCTGGGGCACAGATGATGAGGCCGCAAAAGGCGGCGATTACTTCAAGGCCAAATCTGAGTCCCGCTGCTCCACGACGTGACCGCCGGATCTGGTCACGAATCGGGGTTCGCCCGGCCGGACATGGATTTCATATTCGGCTCAGCCTAATATACGAGGCCGTTCACGCTTCATCCTATTCTCACCTCAAGGAGGACGCGATGATTCGGATAGTCCTGCTCATCCTTGTATTCGCTGTCTCCATCGCCAGTCCTGCCGCGCTCGTCGCGGCAGACAAGCCGTCCAAGAAGGGTGCATCGGTCAAGGACGTCAAATCCATGCCCGAGCAGCAACAAATCGCGCTGGCCCTGAGCGCCGCGCCGGCTCACATCGCAAAAGACGCCGCCGTCATGGTCTACGGCGAAGACGGCAAGCTCAAGGAGGTGAAGGCCGGCACCAACGGCTTCACCTGCATTCCTACCGTGATGAACCTGCCGGAACCGGATCCGATGTGCATGGATGCCGCCGTGCACCAGTGGATGACCGATCTGATGAACAACGCGCCCAAGCCGTCGAACACGGTCCCCGGGATCGCCTATATGGCGCGAGGCGGATCACATTTCGAGAAAAGCGGGAAAATCGTGATGAATCGGGAAGACGGGACGAAGGTCGTGAAGGAACCGCCGCACTGGATGATCATGTGGCCATTTGACGCGGCGGCAACCAAGCTCCCGACCGCGCCCAACCCGTCGGGTGTCTATATCATGTTCGAGGGCACGCCCTACGCGCACCTGATGGTGTATCAGGACCCCAAGAAAATGAAATAGCCGGCGAGCGCCGTTCCCGGCCAACTGTCGGAACAAGACGCGGATCGCAGGCGGAGTTCAGCGAACCACTTCGTTGATGATCGCGGATCGGATGGCCTGGTATAACTGCTCGGCGGCGGACTCCTTGGTCAAGAAGCCGGTGGCGCCGGCGGCTCTCATGGCCTGTTCGGTTTCCCGATCGTTGCGGACGGACAGGCCGATGACCAACGGGCCGGGGGTGGCCTGCTTGATCACGCGCGTGGCGTCGATGCCGTCCATGCGGGGCATAGTCACATCCATGACAACCACGTCCGGCGACAGGCTGTGCGCCAATTCAATCGCTTCGATGCCGTTGCCGGCTTCGCCAGCGATGTGGATGTCCTCGTATCCTTCCAGAATGCTCCGCAACCCCTGCCGCACCATCGCATGGTCATCGACCAGCAGGACGCGAATCACCCCGCTCTTGCATGGACCGCGAGACAGGGGTCCCTGGTGGGGCTTCCCATGGGACGCCGAAGGAATGGCAGGTTCCGCGACCGGAACCCTCTGTTCTTGGGACGCTGCGGCGGCCGCCCGGTAGGGGATCACCAACGTCACGCATGTCCCCTGCTCAGGACCGGAATCGATCGCCAGCGTGCCGCCCATCACCGTCATCCGCTCCCGAATGCTGAAGAGCCCGAACCGCGGCGGCATCGTCTCGGCGGTCGCGCTTTCAGTGAAATCCCCGCCACGCCCCCGGTCGGTCACCGCAATGCGCAGTTCCCCCTCCAGCGACAGACGCAGCGATACGGTGGCTCGATCGACGCCGGCATGCTTGACGACGTTGAAGAGCAATTCTCGCACCGATTGATAGAGCAGCACGGCCTGATCCTCCGGCAGATCGAGGTCCTCGTGCCCTGCCTCCACCGCCACCGTCAGCCCGTGCTGGCGCATCTGGTCGGCCAGCCACCGGAGCGCCACCACTAACCCGAATTCGTGCAGCACCGGCGGGCTCAATTGCGCCACCAACGAACGGGTATAGGTCAGCGATTGCTCCAACAGGCCGTCGAGTTCCTTCAACCAGTCTTGTTGGGGAGTATTGTGCAGCCATCTTTGTCCCTGACTCAGTTTCAGCCGGCCCACGACGAGGAGTTGCGCCAGGTAATCGTGGAGTTCCGTGGCAATGCGCCGGCGCTCCTTCTGTTCCGTCAGCGTGACCTCGGCCGCCAGCGCCCGCAGCCGCTGCTGCGATCGCGTCAACTCCTCCGTCCGCTCCTTGACTCGAACCTCCAACTCTTCCGTCAGTTGCCGCAACTGCTCTTCAGCCCGTTTCCGCTCGGTGACGTCGCGCAAGATGACCGTGAACAGCCGTTCGCCCGCCACCTCGCTCTGGGAAATAGAGGCCTCGATCGGAAACTCCTCCCCGTCGCGCCGGTATGCTGTCAGGGAACCGAGCGCGCCTGTGTGCCGGCCGGCTTCGTCGCCGTGCCCGACCGTCAGGCCTTTTTCGATCCGGAACCGCGAGGAGATGAACCGATCGAGCGACGATCCCACGGCATCCTGCGCGGGACATTGGAACATCTCTTCGGCGGCGGGATTGAACAAGACGATGCGTTGGCGGGAATCGACGGCGATCACCGCGTCCATCGCGGAGTTGATGATCCCGTCGAGCCGGGCTCGGCCTTCGGCGATCTCCCGTTCGACCTGTTTTTGTGCCGTGAGATCCCGCGTCACCTTGGAGAACCCGCGCAGATGGCCTTGCTCGTCACGAATCGCCGTGATCACTCCGTTGGCCCAGAAGCGCGAACCGTCCTTTCGCACACGCCAGCCTTCCTCCTCCGACCGCCCCAAAGCCCTGGCCCGCTCCAGTTCCCCTTCCGGCTCACCCGCGGCGACATCCTCCGGCAGATAAAACCAGGACATGTGCTTGCCGATGACTTCTTCGGCCGTATAGCCCTTAATCCGCTCGGCGCCGCTGTTCCAGCTTGCGACCCGCCCCTCCGGATCGAGAATGAAAATGGCATAGTCCTGGACTCCGTCGATGAACGTGCGAAACCGCGCCTCGCTCTCGCGCAGGGCGTCCTCCGCCTGCTTCCGCTCCGTGACGTCGCTGACCACCGCCACCAATCCCCGGATTTCACCTGAAGGGGCCACGTCCGGCACGTACGCGCAATGCATGTAACGAGACCCGATGGCCCTGTAGGGAATGAGCGCGTCGAACTCGACCTTCTCCCCCGCAAGCGCTCGCTCCACGAAGGGATGGATACTTTCGTAGGCCTGCTGCCCCAACACGTCCGCGATCCGCTTCCCGATGATGTCCTCCGGCTCGAGCCCCAGACGGGCCGCATAGGCCCGATTGACGAACTGATAGCGTCGTTCGGTATCGCAGTGGGCGATGAAAATCGGGGCATGGTCGGTGATGAGGCGCAGATGGGCCTCCTTCTTTTGCAAGGCCTCTTCGGCCCGCAATCGTTCGCTGATGTCGATCGCCATGCCACCGATCAGGATGACCCGGCCTTCCCGATCCAAGATCGGGAACTTGCTGACGAGCGAATGATGCAGGCCGTCGTCATGCCGTAATGTCTCCACGATCTGGATGCCGGACGGAGACTGCATCGCCCTCTGGTCGTTGGCCCTGAACTGGGCGGCGGTGTCGGGCGAGAAGAGGTCGTCGTCGGTCTTGCCCACGAGGTCGGACCAACGGACCCCGAACGCCTGGATGGCCGCGTCGTTCGCATACACGTACCGACCTTCCAGGTCTTTGATCCAGGCCAGACCCGGCAGGTGCTCCATGAACCGTCCGAACCGCTGGTCGTTCCGATGCTCGGCCTCGGCGAGACGTCTGCGCAGTTCCTCGTTCTCTCGCATGAGCCTGTCAACGGGTTTCATCGCATACCCCTCGGCCGGTTGAGGGCGACCCGCGTGATGCGGCCGGCCGTGATTGTGTCATGGCCACCGGTTCTTTGCCAACCGCGAGAACTCGGCTAGGGATCGCGCTAGTTCTCACTCCATGAACCGCGGCGCTACCCTCGCACTATCTGACCCTTATCGTTTCGTTACGGTTGGGAGCCCTTCACGCCCGCCGCACCCGGCCGACGACAGAAGGAGAAAGGACGACCCATGCAGCCGACGGCCACCGTGCCCTCTCCGCTCCCCCTTGTGCTCCTCCTGTCCATCGCTTTCACGCTGTCGCCGGCAGGACCATCCGATGCCGCGAGCGACATCGTCAAGGCCTCGACGATCATCGGAACCCGCGTTCAGAGCCTGGAGAGGAAAGACATTGGCGAAGTCAAGGATTTGGCGATCGATGAACATACGGGGGAAATCCTCTATGCCGTGCTCTCCTTCGGCGGCGTCTTTGGAATCGGCGACAAGTATTTCGCCGTTCCGTGGGAAGCCTTGGACCAGACCGACGACGCAAAATATTTTCTCCTGAACGTCAAGAAGACCGATCTCAGCAAGGCGCCGGGATTCGACAAGGACAATTGGCCGGATTTCGCCGATCCGGAGAACTATCTCCAGATCTACGAATATTACGAACTCCCTCCTCCCGAACGCCACGGACAGCCGCGCGTCAGCCCGGAGAGGGGCGTACTGCTCCCGCAGCC
The DNA window shown above is from Nitrospira tepida and carries:
- a CDS encoding SDR family oxidoreductase — encoded protein: MGVETGTGAAASTGRAGIVITGASSGIGEACAMHLDRQGFRVFAGVRAERDRAALRAKASSRLTPLRLDVTDLDSIATAVRTVSEAVGEAGLAGLVNNAGIAVPGPIETVPLDLVRRQFEVNVVGQIAVIQAFLPLLRKGRGRIVNMSSIAGVAAVPFLGIYGASKFALEAMTDALRLELRAWGISVSLVEPGAIATRIWNKSACLAESIRASADPALVALYEPLMRGLARRATDAERRALSPNAVALAVVHALTAARPRLRYLVGTDAKVRAAAKRFFGDRAHDRLVAAILRLPKSGQWVAGTGDRKVKV
- a CDS encoding PRC-barrel domain-containing protein — translated: MQPTATVPSPLPLVLLLSIAFTLSPAGPSDAASDIVKASTIIGTRVQSLERKDIGEVKDLAIDEHTGEILYAVLSFGGVFGIGDKYFAVPWEALDQTDDAKYFLLNVKKTDLSKAPGFDKDNWPDFADPENYLQIYEYYELPPPERHGQPRVSPERGVLLPQPE
- the hpnR gene encoding hopanoid C-3 methylase HpnR produces the protein MKLLLVHPGPLMYTKIYLRLEPLGLELVADAARRAGHQVALLDLQVEQPEAYLALAAEWRPDAIGFSCNYLANVPEIVDLAKETKARWPDVFLFVGGHSASFVAEELLEHAEGAIDCVVKGEGEPAIVALLDALQEDRAAIASVAGVVSHLGQGPPPQFLHSLDECRPARDLLRHRRRYFIGVLDPCASIEFSRGCPWDCSFCSAWTFYGRSYRLVSPEVVVEDLARVREPGVFIVDDVAFIQAKHGLAIGEAIARRGIKKQYYLETRGDVLLRNKEVFQLWKRLGLEYMFIGIEAIDEEGLRLYRKRISQSKNFEALEYARSLGITVAINLIADPDWDRRQFEVIRRWCLEIPEIVNVSVNTPYPGTESWRTESRRIVSRDYRLYDIQHAVLPTKLPLPEFYEELVKTQQILNRKHLGWAALKSTAWIAAGHLLRGQTNFVKMLWKFDSVYDPKLQLADHARPVRYQMAPPPDPSPHANGALLYIHRAKGRQSRAIDDDTEAFVDTSRTGTGL
- a CDS encoding PAS domain S-box protein, with protein sequence MKPVDRLMRENEELRRRLAEAEHRNDQRFGRFMEHLPGLAWIKDLEGRYVYANDAAIQAFGVRWSDLVGKTDDDLFSPDTAAQFRANDQRAMQSPSGIQIVETLRHDDGLHHSLVSKFPILDREGRVILIGGMAIDISERLRAEEALQKKEAHLRLITDHAPIFIAHCDTERRYQFVNRAYAARLGLEPEDIIGKRIADVLGQQAYESIHPFVERALAGEKVEFDALIPYRAIGSRYMHCAYVPDVAPSGEIRGLVAVVSDVTERKQAEDALRESEARFRTFIDGVQDYAIFILDPEGRVASWNSGAERIKGYTAEEVIGKHMSWFYLPEDVAAGEPEGELERARALGRSEEEGWRVRKDGSRFWANGVITAIRDEQGHLRGFSKVTRDLTAQKQVEREIAEGRARLDGIINSAMDAVIAVDSRQRIVLFNPAAEEMFQCPAQDAVGSSLDRFISSRFRIEKGLTVGHGDEAGRHTGALGSLTAYRRDGEEFPIEASISQSEVAGERLFTVILRDVTERKRAEEQLRQLTEELEVRVKERTEELTRSQQRLRALAAEVTLTEQKERRRIATELHDYLAQLLVVGRLKLSQGQRWLHNTPQQDWLKELDGLLEQSLTYTRSLVAQLSPPVLHEFGLVVALRWLADQMRQHGLTVAVEAGHEDLDLPEDQAVLLYQSVRELLFNVVKHAGVDRATVSLRLSLEGELRIAVTDRGRGGDFTESATAETMPPRFGLFSIRERMTVMGGTLAIDSGPEQGTCVTLVIPYRAAAAASQEQRVPVAEPAIPSASHGKPHQGPLSRGPCKSGVIRVLLVDDHAMVRQGLRSILEGYEDIHIAGEAGNGIEAIELAHSLSPDVVVMDVTMPRMDGIDATRVIKQATPGPLVIGLSVRNDRETEQAMRAAGATGFLTKESAAEQLYQAIRSAIINEVVR
- a CDS encoding pyridoxamine 5'-phosphate oxidase family protein, translated to MTQQGSPGERRAQARFGTADRADQFYNSQMLAYLNPHMREFIARQEMVYIATAGTDGACDCSLRSGPPGFVQALDDKTLVYPEYRGNGVFASVGNILENPRIGLLFVDYFQSTVGLHVNGTARVLSNDDILSLPDGPASLAEATKQRGGRRPECWIAVEVEEAYIHCSKHVPLLAKRDKHLAWGTDDEAAKGGDYFKAKSESRCSTT
- a CDS encoding NAD(P)/FAD-dependent oxidoreductase — protein: MASNSSVPPHIVIVGGGFGGLAAAQGLAHAPVEVLLIDRTNHHLFQPLLYQVATAALSPGDIAWPLRTAVRGQQNVRVVMDKVEAVDRATRRVIVTNGPAIPFDTLILAPGSRPAYFGHDEWAAHAPGLKTLSDALTLRERLLLAFENADRRARFAAAQPLTFVIVGGGPTGVELAGALAEIGRNAMVPDFPALRWDEVRILLVEGGERILPGFSPALSSQATIALQRMGVTVLLKTQVREVRDSGVMVGDRFIEPASVIWAAGNRASPLTQGLGCPLDSSGRVRVQADLSIPGDPWIFVIGDAAHCTGKDERPLPGLAPVAMQQGRYVAEVIRNRQAPGQRAPFVYADRGQLATIGRAKAVAELGPLRFSGLPAWLLWCVVHVFFLISLRNRFRVMSEWIWYYLTFKPGARLIYDGGERHSRSGGQP